A stretch of the Vanacampus margaritifer isolate UIUO_Vmar chromosome 6, RoL_Vmar_1.0, whole genome shotgun sequence genome encodes the following:
- the fads2 gene encoding acyl-CoA 6-desaturase translates to MGAGGQQTEPAGSGVYTWEEVQSHCSKSDQWLVIDRKVYNITQWAKRHPGGFRVIQHYAGEDATEAFTAFHPDKKFVRRFLKPLLIGELAETEPNQDRQKNAAIMQDFQALHAHVEQQGLFRAHSLFFLAHLAHILLLEVLAWLLIWFGGTGWIRTVLSAILMATAQIQAGWLQHDFGHLSVFKKSSWNHLGQKLLIGHIKGASANWWNHRHFQHHAKPNIFSKDPDVNMLRIFVVGAIQPVEYGTKKIKRMPYNHQHHYFFLVGPPLLIPVYFHLQIMHVMISRRDWVDMAWCLSYYLRYLSCYVPLYGVLGSVALIIFVRFLESHWFVWVTQMNHLPMDIDHEKHQDWLTMQLQATCNIEKSPFNDWFSGHLNFQIEHHLFPTMPRHNYHRVAPLVHALCDKHNIPYQVKTLGKGMIDVFRSLKTSGNLWLDAYLHK, encoded by the exons ATGGGTGCTGGAGGCCAGCAGACCGAGCCAGCGGGCAGCGGTGTTTACACCTGGGAAGAGGTGCAAAGCCACTGCAGCAAGAGTGACCAGTGGTTGGTGATTGATCGCAAGGTGTACAACATCACTCAGTGGGCCAAGAGGCACCCTGGAGGCTTTCGGGTCATCCAGCATTACGCCGGAGAGGATGCCACG GAAGCGTTTACTGCTTTTCATCCGGACAAGAAATTTGTGCGACGCTTTCTGAAGCCACTGCTGATTGGCGAGCTGGCGGAAACAGAACCCAACCAGGACAGGCAGAAAAAC GCTGCAATCATGCAGGACTTTCAGGCTTTACATGCTCATGTAGAGCAACAGGGTCTGTTCCGGGCACACTCGCTTTTCTTCTTGGCCCACCTGGCTCACATCCTTCTGCTGGAGGTCCTGGCCTGGTTGCTCATATGGTTCGGGGGAACCGGCTGGATCCGGACGGTGCTGTCTGCCATCTTGATGGCGACTGCACAG ATTCAGGCCGGATGGCTGCAGCATGATTTCGGTCACCTGTCTGTCTTCAAAAAATCCTCATGGAATCATCTTGGGCAAAAATTGCTCATTGGGCACATCAAG GGAGCTTCGGCTAACTGGTGGAATCATCGACATTTCCAGCATCACGCTAAGCCCAACATCTTCAGTAAAGACCCCGACGTCAACATGCTGcgcatttttgttgttggagcCATTCAGCCCGTGGAG TATGGCACCAAAAAGATCAAACGTATGCCCTACAACCATCAGCACCATTACTTCTTCCTGG ttGGACCTCCATTGCTAATTCCAGTTTATTTTCACCTTCAAATCATGCATGTGATGATCTCGCGGCGTGACTGGGTG GATATGGCCTGGTGCTTGTCTTACTATCTTCGCTACCTCAGTTGTTACGTTCCCCTTTATGGTGTCCTGGGCTCAGTGGCGCTCATCATCTTTGTCAG ATTTCTGGAGAGCCACTGGTTCGTTTGGGTGACCCAGATGAATCACCTCCCGATGGACATTGACCACGAGAAGCATCAAGACTGGCTCACCATGCAG CTACAAGCCACCTGCAACATTGAGAAGTCGCCCTTCAACGACTGGTTCAGCGGACACCTCAACTTTCAAATTGAACACCA TCTTTTCCCAACAATGCCGCGTCACAACTACCACCGGGTGGCGCCGCTGGTGCACGCCCTGTGTGACAAACATAACATTCCTTACCAAGTGAAGACACTGGGGAAAGGCATGATTGATGTCTTCAG ATCACTGAAGACTTCAGGGAATCTCTGGCTTGATGCTTATCTTCATAAATGA
- the lrrc10b gene encoding leucine-rich repeat-containing protein 10B, with protein sequence MGNSSGKGEGDEEEDEEEEEKDGEEVEIVRKKKKKEEEVEEELPLGVDELLESGDPVLDLSYRKFKRLPARVCGLTHVEKLYVCGNGLRGLPDGIARLQGLRILALDFNKMEDVPLAVCQLANLSRLYLGSNRLMTLPPELKNLRSLRCLWLESNYFQWFPKELYELPNLKSLQIGDNRLKTLPPDLCRMDSLRGLWLYGNRFQTFPKVLLNMEGLEILDLDRNKISEFPSLKRLPSLRLFSYDHNPVKEPPKVGEEVTVVGEGAAEFLEEREARKDRRRQEEEEAALVGEEPIIHGILKNSSKRAADDEDEEEAGSAVLEYDEEAFEYETEELIYEGERLEYEGEELEYDRAYIDYEYEEDMDTKMEA encoded by the coding sequence ATGGGCAACTCCTCCGGGAAGGGCGAgggagacgaggaggaggacgaggaggaggaagagaaagaCGGCGAAGAGGTGGAAATAGtgcggaagaagaagaaaaaagaggaggaagtgGAGGAAGAGCTTCCGCTGGGGGTGGATGAGTTGTTGGAGAGCGGCGACCCGGTGTTGGACTTGAGCTACCGTAAATTCAAGCGCTTACCTGCTCGTGTTTGCGGACTGACGCATGTGGAGAAGCTCTACGTTTGTGGGAACGGCCTCCGCGGGCTTCCCGACGGCATCGCCCGGCTTCAAGGTCTGCGGATCCTCGCTCTGGATTTCAACAAAATGGAGGACGTTCCCCTCGCCGTCTGCCAGCTGGCGAACCTCAGTCGCCTCTACCTGGGCAGCAACCGCCTCATGACGCTCCCGCCCGAGCTGAAGAACCTGCGGAGTCTCCGCTGCCTGTGGCTGGAGAGCAACTACTTCCAGTGGTTTCCCAAAGAGCTGTATGAACTCCCCAACCTCAAATCCCTGCAGATCGGTGACAACCGCCTGAAGACGTTGCCTCCCGACCTGTGCCGCATGGACTCTTTGAGGGGTCTGTGGCTCTACGGGAATCGCTTCCAGACCTTCCCCAAAGTCCTCCTGAACATGGAGGGCTTAGAGATCCTGGACCTGGACCGCAACAAAATATCCGAGTTCCCCAGCCTGAAGCGCCTCCCATCACTTCGCCTCTTCTCCTACGATCACAATCCGGTCAAGGAGCCTCCGAAAGTGGGCGAGGAGGTGACGGTGGTCGGCGAAGGCGCTGCAGAGTTCTTGGAGGAGCGAGAGGCCAGGAAGGACAGGAGGCgccaggaggaagaggaggcggcCCTGGTGGGAGAGGAGCCCATCATTCACGGCATTTTGAAAAACAGCTCCAAACGAGCCGCCGAtgacgaggacgaggaggaagCCGGGTCTGCGGTCCTCGAGTACGACGAGGAGGCGTTTGAGTACGAGACGGAGGAGCTGATCTACGAGGGCGAGCGCTTGGAGTACGAGGGAGAAGAGCTGGAGTACGACAGGGCTTACATAGACTACGAGTATGAGGAGGATATGGACACCAAGATGGAGGCATGA